A region from the Spirochaetae bacterium HGW-Spirochaetae-1 genome encodes:
- a CDS encoding peptidase U32, whose product MSEKNQKKAEILAPAGNREKLRFAVKYGADAVYFGGDEFNLRVRAGNFSPGDIEESIDFCRSHGVRTVFLMNAFLHEDDLPAARVYIERIKKYPFDAVMVSDPGMLLLLKEAGVTAEFHLSTQMNTLNHLSMRFWREAGFSRVVLGREATLDEVRKISARTDMEIEVFAHGALCVAYSGRCLLSRYLSGRDANQGDCAQPCRWDYKLVEMKRPGNYLDIIEHASGTEILSSKDLCLIQHLEEYLDAGVHAFKIEGRMKSLYHAANTTRVYRHALSVAGTDDFRKHLPFWLNELDLISHRPYTDNLFNEFGNAAFEGVPYVKKAMFMGYKEGTGDDARQALVRTSNPIYRGENLEGIFPIHDVIRDDIFQVMAIRDAEGNDVDMARPNSLYTIVFDKDVDEDAIFRKRIGQ is encoded by the coding sequence ATGTCAGAAAAGAATCAAAAAAAGGCCGAAATACTGGCCCCGGCGGGAAACCGGGAGAAACTGCGCTTTGCCGTAAAATACGGCGCCGACGCCGTGTATTTCGGCGGCGATGAATTCAACCTGCGCGTTCGGGCCGGCAATTTCAGCCCCGGAGACATTGAAGAGAGCATTGACTTCTGCCGTTCGCACGGCGTGCGCACCGTTTTCCTCATGAACGCCTTCCTCCACGAGGACGACCTGCCTGCGGCCCGGGTCTACATCGAACGGATAAAGAAATATCCCTTTGACGCCGTCATGGTCTCGGACCCCGGCATGCTTCTTCTGCTGAAAGAGGCGGGAGTTACGGCGGAGTTTCACCTGTCGACACAGATGAATACCCTGAATCACCTGTCCATGCGCTTCTGGCGCGAGGCCGGTTTCAGCCGCGTGGTCCTGGGACGGGAAGCCACCCTGGATGAGGTGCGGAAAATAAGCGCCCGCACCGACATGGAGATCGAGGTCTTCGCCCACGGCGCACTTTGCGTGGCCTATTCGGGCCGCTGTCTCCTCAGCCGATACCTCTCGGGCCGTGACGCCAACCAGGGCGACTGCGCCCAGCCCTGCCGCTGGGACTACAAGCTCGTAGAAATGAAACGGCCCGGCAACTATCTTGACATCATCGAACATGCGTCGGGCACGGAGATTCTCTCTTCGAAGGACCTGTGTCTCATACAGCACCTGGAGGAATATCTTGACGCCGGCGTCCATGCCTTCAAAATAGAAGGACGGATGAAATCCCTGTATCACGCAGCCAATACCACTCGCGTATACCGTCACGCCTTGAGCGTTGCCGGTACGGATGATTTCAGGAAGCACCTTCCCTTCTGGCTCAACGAGCTGGATCTCATCAGCCATCGACCCTACACCGACAATCTCTTCAACGAATTCGGCAATGCGGCCTTTGAGGGCGTGCCCTATGTAAAAAAGGCCATGTTCATGGGATACAAAGAGGGAACGGGTGACGACGCACGGCAGGCCCTTGTCAGAACGTCGAATCCCATTTACCGCGGCGAGAACCTTGAAGGCATATTTCCCATTCATGATGTAATCAGGGATGATATATTCCAGGTAATGGCAATACGCGACGCCGAAGGCAATGATGTTGATATGGCCCGGCCCAACAGCCTGTATACGATTGTTTTCGATAAAGACGTAGATGAGGATGCCATTTTCCGCAAGAGAATAGGCCAGTAA
- a CDS encoding histidine--tRNA ligase, whose translation MIQKPPGVEDIFPDRIDRWNHITDAARQAFRLHNFREIIIPIMEYTEVFARGLGDETDIVSKEMFTFEDRGGRSLTLRPEGTASVVRAYVENGEYNRLSLNKFFYMGPMFRAERPQRGRLRQFNQFGAEVFGSEDPYYDYEVIAMMDSITKMTGIEDYELLINSIGCPRCREEYLAKLRNYYHDREEQLCKDCRQRLNKNTLRLLDCKVESCREIRSGAPLITDYLDDECRDHHEKLKKYLTSNNIAFREDPFLVRGLDYYIRTTFEFVANRLGGQNAFAAGGRYDQLVEHFDGKHTPAVGFAAGIERMFLLIEEKEILPRGIDAFVIHTSGETLARALEITSMLRKAGLSADIDPNGKAFKGQFKKAERDRAHYCIIIGEDELKNDTCTLKDQASGIQITITLKELMEKMQA comes from the coding sequence ATGATTCAGAAACCGCCGGGAGTGGAGGATATTTTCCCCGACAGGATAGACCGCTGGAACCACATCACAGACGCGGCACGCCAGGCCTTCCGCCTGCATAACTTCCGTGAAATCATCATTCCCATAATGGAATACACCGAGGTCTTTGCCCGGGGACTGGGCGACGAGACCGATATCGTCTCCAAGGAGATGTTCACTTTCGAAGACCGCGGCGGCCGCAGCCTCACCCTGAGGCCCGAGGGAACAGCCTCGGTCGTGCGCGCCTATGTGGAAAACGGGGAATACAACCGGCTTTCCCTGAACAAGTTTTTCTACATGGGGCCCATGTTCCGTGCCGAACGTCCCCAGCGCGGCCGTCTGCGCCAGTTCAACCAGTTCGGTGCCGAGGTTTTCGGCAGCGAAGATCCCTATTATGATTATGAAGTCATCGCCATGATGGACAGCATCACAAAAATGACCGGCATTGAAGACTATGAACTGCTCATCAACTCCATCGGCTGCCCGCGCTGCCGCGAGGAGTACCTGGCGAAACTCCGTAATTATTACCACGACCGGGAGGAACAGCTCTGCAAGGACTGCCGGCAGCGCCTGAATAAAAACACCCTGCGCCTCCTGGACTGCAAGGTTGAATCGTGCCGCGAAATCCGCAGCGGCGCCCCCCTCATCACGGATTACCTCGATGATGAGTGCCGCGATCACCATGAGAAGCTGAAAAAATACCTGACTTCAAACAACATCGCCTTCCGGGAAGACCCCTTCCTGGTGCGCGGCCTTGATTACTATATACGAACCACCTTTGAGTTTGTCGCCAACAGGCTCGGGGGCCAGAACGCCTTTGCCGCGGGAGGCCGCTACGATCAGCTGGTGGAGCACTTCGACGGGAAACACACCCCGGCCGTGGGCTTTGCCGCGGGTATAGAACGAATGTTTTTGCTTATCGAAGAGAAGGAAATTCTTCCCCGGGGCATCGACGCCTTCGTCATCCATACGAGCGGTGAGACCCTGGCCAGGGCCCTGGAGATCACCTCAATGCTGCGGAAAGCGGGACTTTCAGCCGACATCGATCCCAACGGCAAAGCTTTCAAGGGACAGTTTAAAAAGGCCGAGAGGGACAGGGCTCATTACTGCATCATCATCGGTGAAGATGAGCTGAAAAACGACACCTGCACGCTCAAGGACCAGGCATCGGGCATCCAGATAACCATCACCCTGAAGGAACTCATGGAGAAGATGCAGGCCTGA